The genomic interval GACCTTTCTAGCGTTGAGTCCTCACATCCAGGATGATACGTCCGTGGGCTGCAGCCCAGAGGACCCTTGGGGACTTTGCTCATCTGACGGTGGAGGTCTTTACCGGTGATAGGAGGCACGGCGCTGGCCCGACGGCCGTCCTCCTGCTGGCCTGCAGCCTCTTCAGCCTCCTGCTCAgcgccctgctcctcctctaccTGCTCTTCACGCTGGGCTACGACTCGGCCGTGGCCGGAGGCGTCGCCGGCTGCTTCGGGACTCTTCTGATCGTGGCTCTGTTCCTCTCAAAGCGGGTGAGGTGCTTGGGGACGCTGTTCGTGATCTCCGTCTTCATAAAGAAGAGCCGCAGCCTGCTGCTCGCCGCTGGGACCAGCTTGGTGATCCTTAAGAACATCCGCAACGCTCTGGAGAACCTCGCGGCCCTGGCCGGGAGCATGGTGTGCAACCTGAAGGCAAAGAAAGCCTCCATCGCTGCGCCTTTTAGGAACTACGTCGAGATGCTGAGGTGGATCGGAGACATGCTGAAGACAGACCTGGTCCTAGGGAAACTTGACTCCCGGCTCAGAGTCTCACCCAGACTGGAGTCGGAGAGGTTCAGGGAGAAGCTGGCGGAGGCGGAGCAGAAGCTGAACGACACCGTCAAATACGTGCAGTCCCTGACCGCCACCGTCTCCTCGGTAACCAGCCGGCTGTTCCCTGCCGTCAGCCTCCTGGTGCTCCTGGTGCTCATAGTCCTGCACATGAAGAGATACCGCAACGACGTGAAGTACAAGAACAGGTGCGTCACCACGCGGCTGCTGCGTTTGGACGAGAGGCAGAGGGTTGAAGGAAGGCCCTCCGTGTTCCCGCTCACGgccgaggaggagaggctgTACAGCGCCCGTGCCACGGCCACAGACGCCCGGGCCGTACTGAGGTTCATGCGCCCGGTCGCCTCCTATCTCGTGCACTGGGCGGTGATCATCATGGTGGACGCCCTGATGTACTACTTTGTGAACGTCGTAACCGTGAAGCTGTCAGAGCTGGAGCCGTTCCACGTCCCGCTGCTCACGGGCATCACGGTAGGTGCCGGCACCCACGCGGCCTTGGGGTGTGTTCTTCCAGGCGCCCGCTGACTCCccgcttccttcctctctgtctccaggAGATTTTCACTCTCGCCGGAGTCCCGTTGGCTGGCGAGCGGCGCGAGAAGGACTTCTCCTACTCCGTGACCTTGTTCGAGAAGCAGTGCCTCCCTGAAGCCAAgctcctgctgcacagctccaTCTGCCCGCTGGCCGCCATCCTCCTCGCCCTGCTCCTCATGGCCGTCGCCGCCGGCAGGATGTCGCAGCTCAGGCTGCGGGTGTGCGAGCGCTTCTTCCCCGGCGCGGCGGAAAAGAGGGCGGAGCACCTGCACGAAGAAATCCTGCAGAGGAGGTCAGACAGGCGGAGGCAGAGACGGCCCTGCAGCGTGAAGGCCCTCCTCAGGAAGGTGTGTGCTCCCAGCTGTTTGGTGGTGCagacagatgatgatgatgataattgataataataacaataataacaacaataataataattttcattGTCTCCTCTTTCCAGCCTGAGTTTTGGTGTCCGCTGCTCTTTCAACCTAAGGAAAGTCCAGTATCCAACATTTCCTGTACCGTTTGAAGAGTTCACATCTCACTAGAGACATTAGAAGGGTTCAGAAATTAacatgtcattttgttttttatatttatttatttattaagtttttattttaatgttgtctAATGTTTTTGTAagataatatttattaataataaatgtgctgCTAAAATATTATGTCTCACTCCTGCTCTGGCCTCACTTTGTACGCTGTGGTTCATTAAAGTAAATCACATCGTGTGACATAACAGGTCAGTGTGACAATAGTTACTTAACTGTGGCTGAGCACTCAGCAAGTTTCCTTTTACTGCTTGGGAATCTCACATATTACATCACCTTAATCACGTAACAAGGCAGTAACAAGGCAGATGACATATTGCGTGATGAGCCTGAGCACAACCCAcatgaaaacaggaaattatAAATTTATTTCTAAAGGAATCAAAAGCATCATTTCATCTAGTTCTTTCTTAGTGTATTATTCATTTCCAGCCAAGTCAAAGTAAAATGATGACTTTGCAAATGATGACCGGCAGCTCGTGGACAAAGATTcagttatgtttgtgttttgttgctgctgagtGTCAGCGTGTAGCTACACATGTGGGAAGATGATCAGAGCATGACAGACGTGTGCACGGCTGGTTACATTAAAGTGAGCCGCTCCAGTAACATGAGTGAAGCCCGGGACATTTATTCCACGTACAAACAtcactgtgttgtttgtttgtttgtttgtttgtttgtttgtttgtttgtttgtttgtttgtttgcttgtttgtttgtttgtttgtttgtttgtttgtttgtttgtttgtttgcttgtttgcttgtttgtttgtttgtttgtttgtttgttttaaatcccATGGATCCCTGTATTTAATAAATGTCTATCTATCCACATATACTACACTCACATTTCATCACAAATCCTCCCAAGCTGCCAACCGTAAACCAGGcatgagaagaggaggaagtggtggcGTTGCAGGATGAGTGGACCTCCTGTGacgcacacactgctgctgaccCGTGTGGCGACCCAATGAGCTCACATCGTGTCTCATCTGACCCTGCGGCTCTTCACTACGCCAGCG from Betta splendens chromosome 16, fBetSpl5.4, whole genome shotgun sequence carries:
- the LOC114843154 gene encoding dendritic cell-specific transmembrane protein, with translation MIRPWAAAQRTLGDFAHLTVEVFTGDRRHGAGPTAVLLLACSLFSLLLSALLLLYLLFTLGYDSAVAGGVAGCFGTLLIVALFLSKRVRCLGTLFVISVFIKKSRSLLLAAGTSLVILKNIRNALENLAALAGSMVCNLKAKKASIAAPFRNYVEMLRWIGDMLKTDLVLGKLDSRLRVSPRLESERFREKLAEAEQKLNDTVKYVQSLTATVSSVTSRLFPAVSLLVLLVLIVLHMKRYRNDVKYKNRCVTTRLLRLDERQRVEGRPSVFPLTAEEERLYSARATATDARAVLRFMRPVASYLVHWAVIIMVDALMYYFVNVVTVKLSELEPFHVPLLTGITEIFTLAGVPLAGERREKDFSYSVTLFEKQCLPEAKLLLHSSICPLAAILLALLLMAVAAGRMSQLRLRVCERFFPGAAEKRAEHLHEEILQRRSDRRRQRRPCSVKALLRKPEFWCPLLFQPKESPVSNISCTV